In one Thermococcus sp. 2319x1 genomic region, the following are encoded:
- a CDS encoding ATPase domain-containing protein: protein MENSSGGFYRRISTGVKGLDKLIGGGLIPGRVYVVTGPPGSGKTTFGIQFLVEGAKNNEKGVYISLVDDSKTIIQDMLHYKFNLLSYLRSKKIVIYDLSSTITKGNTKPTWGEVLEELKRIILHENAKRVVIDSFTPLELMVRDPENKRREIVRLIKLLSTMDITALIITEMMESDKYTDDYYVASGVIVMHHFMRQFQMIRAIQILKMRGTAHDNNLKKIRFTENGIEVYNEAPW, encoded by the coding sequence ATGGAGAACTCTTCAGGTGGATTCTACAGGAGAATTTCTACTGGCGTAAAAGGACTTGATAAGCTTATTGGTGGTGGATTAATCCCGGGGAGAGTTTATGTCGTCACAGGCCCCCCGGGAAGTGGTAAAACAACTTTCGGAATTCAGTTCCTTGTTGAAGGTGCAAAAAATAATGAGAAAGGAGTTTACATCTCCCTTGTTGATGACTCGAAGACCATAATCCAGGATATGCTCCACTATAAGTTCAATCTGCTTTCCTACCTTAGGAGCAAAAAAATAGTGATATACGATCTCAGCTCTACAATTACAAAGGGCAATACAAAGCCCACTTGGGGGGAAGTTCTTGAGGAATTAAAGAGGATCATCTTACATGAAAATGCAAAAAGGGTTGTTATAGATTCCTTCACTCCCTTGGAGCTTATGGTAAGGGATCCAGAAAACAAAAGAAGGGAGATAGTCAGGCTGATAAAACTCCTTTCTACCATGGACATTACAGCACTTATAATAACTGAGATGATGGAGTCCGACAAGTACACGGATGACTATTACGTGGCAAGTGGAGTTATAGTGATGCACCACTTTATGAGGCAGTTTCAAATGATAAGAGCAATTCAAATACTTAAAATGAGGGGAACTGCTCATGATAACAATCTGAAAAAAATAAGATTCACCGAAAATGGGATAGAGGTTTACAATGAAGCCCCATGGTGA
- a CDS encoding glycosyltransferase family 2 protein, with protein sequence MISIIVPTYNERENLEELFERIAKALEGEEFEIIVVDDDSPDRTWERAEELAKKYPVKVIRRTNERGLSSAVIRGFKEAKGYIFVVMDADLQHPPEVIPELIEAIESGADIAIASRYVRGGKVENWYWWRKLISKGAIMIGRVALPKIRGIRDPVSGFFALRREVVEGVELNPIGFKILLEILIKGRYSKAVEIPFTFGLRSSGESKLSNKQILNYLRHLYRLMKWEGEIDRLVKFSVVGLSGVVVNEGSLLGFVEFLGWDKRIAVIPATELSILNNFVWNDLWTFKDLKRKPIHIRLLNFHLAALTGALVQWSIYLVLLYLGVNYLMANLFGIGASFIVRFLFNRNITWA encoded by the coding sequence ATGATATCAATAATAGTGCCCACATACAACGAGCGGGAAAACTTGGAGGAGCTGTTTGAGCGGATAGCGAAAGCTTTAGAGGGAGAAGAGTTTGAAATAATAGTTGTGGACGACGATTCTCCGGACAGAACTTGGGAAAGGGCAGAGGAGCTTGCAAAAAAATATCCCGTGAAGGTTATAAGAAGAACAAACGAGAGGGGGCTTTCCTCTGCTGTTATCAGGGGGTTTAAGGAGGCTAAGGGATATATCTTTGTGGTTATGGATGCTGACTTGCAGCATCCCCCAGAAGTTATCCCTGAGTTAATTGAAGCTATTGAGAGTGGGGCCGATATAGCTATAGCGAGCAGATATGTGAGAGGAGGAAAAGTTGAAAACTGGTACTGGTGGAGAAAACTCATCTCAAAAGGAGCAATAATGATAGGCAGAGTTGCTCTGCCAAAGATAAGGGGGATTAGAGATCCCGTAAGTGGATTCTTTGCCCTTAGGAGAGAAGTTGTTGAGGGGGTTGAGCTCAACCCGATAGGCTTCAAAATTCTCCTTGAGATTCTTATAAAGGGGAGGTATTCAAAAGCCGTGGAGATTCCCTTTACATTCGGGTTGAGAAGTTCCGGGGAAAGTAAGCTAAGCAACAAGCAAATATTAAACTATCTGCGCCATCTCTACAGGCTTATGAAATGGGAAGGCGAGATAGACAGACTCGTTAAATTCTCCGTAGTTGGTTTAAGCGGTGTTGTCGTAAATGAGGGCTCTCTTCTTGGCTTTGTAGAGTTTTTGGGGTGGGACAAGAGGATAGCGGTAATCCCGGCGACTGAGCTTTCCATACTGAACAATTTTGTATGGAACGACCTCTGGACGTTTAAAGATTTAAAAAGAAAGCCGATCCACATACGCCTACTAAACTTTCATCTTGCCGCACTTACGGGAGCTTTAGTTCAGTGGAGCATCTACTTAGTTCTTTTGTATCTGGGTGTTAACTATCTAATGGCGAATCTGTTTGGCATAGGAGCCTCTTTCATTGTTAGGTTTCTCTTCAACCGGAACATCACATGGGCGTAA
- a CDS encoding DUF2103 domain-containing protein has protein sequence MPKYFKRGVKREHHFLKGIEKPLEEIASIPEVKKVIPGRIYASDSRGFEIKVTRETHAGLKLVAKSNGSVQEVFLVVDRGHRELVWKKIEELAEEWRKG, from the coding sequence ATGCCCAAGTATTTCAAGCGAGGAGTAAAGAGGGAGCATCATTTCCTCAAGGGAATTGAGAAGCCACTTGAGGAGATAGCCAGCATTCCGGAGGTTAAGAAAGTAATCCCGGGGAGAATATATGCCAGCGACTCAAGAGGCTTCGAGATAAAGGTGACAAGAGAAACCCACGCAGGATTAAAGCTCGTCGCGAAGAGTAATGGAAGCGTTCAAGAGGTCTTCCTAGTTGTGGACAGAGGGCACAGAGAACTGGTTTGGAAGAAGATAGAAGAGCTCGCAGAGGAGTGGAGAAAGGGCTGA
- the arcS gene encoding archaeosine synthase subunit alpha: MEIIKHEGPGRLGLVKIKEKTFKTPALAGVDFTLSPFNSYFYPKDFGEYDFNLAPSIPLSFYTPREIVEKALSRLYDVDYSKFNALYVPVVGNLEYIDEFLENVLSQYSFDALYIGNAKIFVKDYRRFVQAIRLIREKDPNLLLITDLEPFFYPLAVYLGIDAFDTRSLKLYDFHKKGFTQFSPILWDEKENSLEFAKEVIKLVKKALEEGKLRYLVENFFYTQAHAGILRIADKENWDYLEKYTPIQRDTVYFISDASQNRPEVVRWRQRVVERFNPPENAEVLFLFPCSAKKPYSHSRSHTLYRKALKEALGNGIYRIHELILTSPFGVVPREWEWLAKYDIVVTGHWSEEEINSAAELLAKVLEKYPKRIPIIAHLDEAYVEVAKRASEISGRDIIFTPVKNGTTSKESLEGLTKTIKELGLELVAEKEDRTYRFYENIRKVFDFYFGLGAGGAVLPGDARIIGSKMLRILIGNEQTGTYQDGVISVTPFGMQRIYDATKSYYVKIDFDLRGDVFAVGVNEADYKIRPDDIVGIVRDEKVVGVGKAILSGEEMVKAKRGIAVKVRKKL, translated from the coding sequence ATGGAAATTATAAAACACGAGGGTCCGGGGAGGCTTGGGTTAGTCAAAATTAAAGAAAAAACTTTCAAAACGCCTGCTTTAGCGGGAGTAGATTTTACCCTTTCGCCGTTCAATTCTTACTTCTATCCAAAAGATTTTGGGGAATATGATTTCAACCTTGCCCCTTCAATCCCCCTCAGCTTTTATACTCCAAGGGAAATAGTAGAAAAAGCCTTGAGCAGGCTGTATGACGTTGATTACTCAAAATTCAACGCCCTTTATGTCCCGGTCGTGGGGAACCTTGAATACATCGACGAGTTTCTGGAAAATGTCCTTTCCCAGTACTCTTTTGATGCCCTTTACATAGGAAACGCGAAAATCTTTGTAAAGGACTACCGGAGGTTTGTTCAAGCCATCAGGCTTATCAGAGAAAAAGATCCAAATCTGCTTCTCATCACTGACCTTGAACCGTTTTTCTATCCTTTAGCGGTTTATCTCGGTATTGACGCCTTCGATACCCGTTCCTTGAAGCTCTACGATTTCCACAAGAAGGGCTTTACACAGTTCTCTCCGATACTGTGGGATGAGAAAGAGAATTCTCTTGAATTTGCTAAGGAGGTTATAAAACTTGTTAAAAAGGCTCTTGAGGAAGGAAAGCTCCGCTATCTGGTTGAGAACTTTTTCTACACTCAAGCTCACGCCGGAATATTGAGGATAGCTGATAAAGAAAATTGGGACTATCTTGAAAAATACACCCCAATACAGAGGGACACCGTTTACTTCATAAGCGATGCCTCCCAGAACAGGCCGGAAGTGGTGAGGTGGAGGCAAAGGGTAGTCGAGAGATTTAATCCCCCTGAAAACGCTGAAGTGCTCTTCCTCTTCCCATGCTCAGCTAAAAAGCCCTATTCTCACTCGCGCTCTCACACGCTTTACAGAAAAGCCCTCAAAGAAGCCCTTGGAAATGGAATATACAGGATACACGAGCTTATTTTAACTTCTCCTTTTGGAGTCGTGCCGAGAGAGTGGGAGTGGCTGGCCAAATACGACATTGTGGTTACCGGCCATTGGAGTGAAGAGGAAATAAACTCCGCGGCTGAGCTTTTAGCCAAGGTTCTGGAGAAATACCCCAAGAGGATTCCGATAATAGCTCATTTGGATGAAGCCTATGTAGAGGTCGCAAAGAGAGCCAGCGAGATTAGCGGGAGGGATATAATATTCACTCCGGTTAAAAACGGCACAACAAGTAAGGAAAGCCTGGAGGGCTTAACGAAGACGATAAAAGAACTTGGCCTTGAATTGGTTGCTGAAAAAGAAGATAGAACTTACCGCTTCTACGAGAACATTAGGAAGGTGTTTGACTTCTACTTTGGCCTTGGTGCTGGAGGGGCTGTTCTTCCCGGGGATGCGAGAATCATAGGCTCCAAGATGCTCCGCATTCTCATAGGCAACGAACAAACCGGAACTTACCAGGACGGTGTGATAAGTGTGACACCATTTGGCATGCAGCGCATTTATGATGCAACGAAGAGCTATTACGTGAAGATTGACTTCGATCTCAGGGGAGACGTTTTTGCCGTTGGGGTTAACGAAGCAGATTACAAAATACGCCCGGATGATATCGTTGGAATTGTAAGGGATGAGAAAGTAGTTGGCGTTGGAAAGGCCATTCTGAGCGGAGAGGAAATGGTGAAAGCAAAGAGGGGCATTGCGGTGAAGGTTAGGAAGAAATTATGA
- a CDS encoding coiled-coil protein produces MQVKVDPEEIKRIKAEIEALEREKKEIQERLEQLQKELNIWIQKRDEKNKEVRQLREKAREYKIKRDEINQQIQELKKNREEINAKLDLLYQEAMEYRAKRDEYRQLRRLKMPKEKIEERIEKLEWELQTNPNITPEREKQIVDQIQVLATELEILQQAERFHKKLQETRKKIESLKKARRAIGMEIQKLANQSQQFHEQMLKAYQQADEIKKEADEYHKKVLELREKIREVRMDLREVERKIFEFDQKHKELIAYKMVAKMRAKKDATFEKAVEALEKFKRGEKLTLDELLLLQRYNLV; encoded by the coding sequence ATGCAAGTGAAAGTGGATCCAGAGGAAATTAAGAGGATAAAAGCCGAAATAGAGGCTTTAGAAAGAGAGAAAAAAGAGATACAGGAGAGATTGGAACAGCTCCAGAAGGAGCTGAATATTTGGATACAAAAAAGGGATGAGAAGAATAAAGAAGTAAGGCAGTTAAGGGAGAAAGCAAGAGAGTATAAAATAAAAAGGGATGAAATCAACCAGCAGATTCAAGAGCTTAAAAAGAACAGAGAAGAAATAAACGCCAAGCTTGATCTTCTTTATCAGGAAGCCATGGAGTACAGGGCGAAGAGGGACGAATACAGACAGCTGAGAAGATTAAAGATGCCAAAGGAAAAGATAGAGGAGAGAATTGAAAAGCTTGAATGGGAACTGCAGACCAATCCAAACATAACTCCCGAGAGGGAAAAACAAATAGTTGACCAAATTCAGGTTTTGGCTACAGAGCTTGAGATTCTCCAGCAAGCTGAGAGATTCCATAAGAAACTCCAAGAAACGAGGAAGAAGATCGAAAGCTTGAAGAAGGCAAGAAGGGCAATTGGAATGGAAATACAGAAGCTCGCAAATCAGAGCCAGCAGTTCCATGAGCAGATGCTAAAGGCTTACCAGCAGGCGGATGAGATCAAAAAAGAGGCCGACGAGTACCACAAGAAAGTACTTGAGCTCAGGGAAAAGATCAGGGAAGTTAGGATGGATCTCAGAGAGGTAGAGAGGAAGATATTTGAGTTTGATCAGAAGCACAAGGAGCTTATAGCCTATAAGATGGTCGCAAAGATGAGGGCAAAGAAAGATGCCACATTTGAAAAGGCAGTTGAAGCCCTTGAAAAGTTCAAGCGCGGTGAAAAGCTTACTTTGGATGAGCTCTTGCTGCTCCAGAGATACAATCTGGTGTGA
- a CDS encoding ATP-dependent Clp protease proteolytic subunit — MDPLSGFIGSLIWWILFFYLLMGPQIQYRQLQIARAKLLERLARKRNSTVITMIHRQESIGFFGIPVYKFISIEDSEEILRAIRMAPKDKPIDLIIHTPGGLVLAATQIAKALKDHPAETRVIVPHYAMSGGTLIALAADKIIMDPHAVLGPVDPQLGQYPASSIIRAVEQKGAEKVDDQTLILADVAKKAINQVQEFVYNLLKDKYGEEKARELAQILTEGRWTHDYPITVEHAKELGLHVETNVPEEVYALMELYKQPVKQRGTVEFMPYPVKQQGKD, encoded by the coding sequence ATGGATCCGCTGAGTGGATTCATAGGCTCATTGATATGGTGGATACTGTTCTTCTACCTACTCATGGGGCCTCAGATTCAATATCGCCAATTGCAGATTGCCAGGGCAAAATTGCTGGAAAGGCTGGCAAGAAAGAGGAATTCCACAGTAATAACAATGATTCACAGGCAAGAAAGTATAGGTTTCTTTGGGATTCCCGTGTACAAGTTTATAAGCATTGAGGACAGCGAAGAGATATTGAGGGCAATAAGGATGGCTCCAAAGGATAAGCCAATTGATCTGATCATCCACACGCCGGGAGGATTGGTACTGGCAGCAACGCAAATAGCAAAGGCCTTGAAGGATCATCCAGCCGAGACAAGGGTAATAGTGCCCCACTACGCAATGAGTGGCGGGACTTTAATAGCCCTTGCAGCTGACAAGATCATAATGGATCCCCATGCTGTTTTGGGACCGGTTGATCCTCAGCTGGGTCAATACCCGGCTTCGAGCATAATAAGGGCAGTTGAACAAAAAGGTGCAGAGAAAGTTGATGACCAAACCCTCATACTTGCTGATGTGGCAAAGAAGGCAATAAATCAAGTTCAGGAGTTTGTGTACAATCTCTTGAAGGACAAATACGGTGAAGAAAAGGCCAGAGAATTAGCCCAAATACTAACCGAGGGAAGATGGACTCACGACTACCCGATTACAGTTGAGCATGCAAAAGAACTCGGCCTTCATGTTGAAACAAACGTTCCAGAGGAGGTCTATGCCTTAATGGAGCTCTACAAACAACCGGTAAAGCAAAGGGGGACTGTGGAGTTCATGCCTTATCCGGTAAAGCAACAAGGGAAGGATTAG
- the arcC gene encoding carbamate kinase, which produces MRKRVVIALGGNAILQRGQKGTYEEQMENVRKTAKQIVDIILDNDYEVVITHGNGPQVGAILLQQDAGEHTYGIPAQPMDVCGAMSQGQIGYMIQQAVVNELRKRGINKPVATIVTQTIVDKNDPAFQNPSKPVGPFYDEETAKKLAREKGWVVIEDSGRGWRRVVPSPDPIGHVEAPIIQDLVEKGFVVIASGGGGIPVIEENGEFKGVEAVIDKDLAGEKLAEEVNADIFMILTDVNGAAINYGKPNEQWLGKVTVDELKKYYEEGHFKKGSMGPKVLAAIRFIEWGGERAVIASLDKAVEALEGKTGTQVVK; this is translated from the coding sequence ATGAGGAAGAGGGTTGTCATAGCTTTGGGCGGGAACGCTATTCTGCAGAGAGGACAAAAGGGAACTTATGAAGAGCAAATGGAGAACGTGAGAAAAACCGCAAAGCAAATCGTTGATATCATCCTTGATAACGATTATGAAGTTGTAATAACTCACGGCAATGGTCCTCAAGTTGGAGCTATTCTCCTTCAACAGGATGCTGGAGAGCATACGTATGGTATCCCCGCTCAGCCCATGGACGTTTGCGGTGCAATGAGTCAGGGGCAGATTGGTTACATGATACAGCAGGCGGTAGTTAATGAGCTCAGGAAGAGGGGCATAAACAAGCCGGTGGCAACGATAGTTACCCAGACGATTGTTGACAAGAACGATCCGGCATTCCAGAATCCCTCAAAACCTGTGGGACCGTTTTATGACGAAGAAACTGCCAAAAAGCTCGCCAGAGAGAAGGGCTGGGTTGTCATAGAGGACTCTGGGAGGGGATGGAGGAGAGTCGTTCCTTCACCGGATCCGATTGGGCATGTTGAAGCTCCAATAATCCAAGACCTCGTTGAGAAGGGCTTCGTAGTAATAGCCTCCGGTGGCGGTGGGATTCCGGTTATTGAGGAGAATGGAGAATTTAAAGGTGTAGAAGCGGTAATTGACAAGGATCTGGCTGGAGAAAAGCTTGCCGAAGAGGTTAATGCTGACATCTTTATGATACTCACCGACGTCAACGGTGCTGCCATTAACTACGGCAAGCCAAACGAGCAGTGGCTCGGAAAAGTTACCGTTGACGAGCTCAAGAAGTACTACGAGGAAGGGCACTTCAAGAAGGGCAGTATGGGCCCAAAGGTTCTTGCTGCGATAAGGTTCATCGAATGGGGTGGAGAGAGAGCGGTAATCGCCTCTTTGGACAAAGCCGTCGAGGCTTTGGAAGGAAAAACCGGTACTCAAGTTGTTAAGTGA
- a CDS encoding NAD(P)/FAD-dependent oxidoreductase, which translates to MRVVTIGAGLGGLLTSAFLAKAGHEVTILEKAPFVGGRFTNLNYKGFQLSTGALHMVPHGENGPLAHLLKLLNANVEIVNSNPKGKFFLEGSLYHYREGWKYLSLKEKAKAMKLLAEIKANRLPSGEDANMNSWEWLKEKIGDNEFVYLFIKSFLGWAVSLTPEEVPAMELAKEIKATLKWGGPGLIKGGCKAVTEELARIVRENGGKIITRKKAVEVDDDKVLTADGEEYPYDVLISNIGIKETVELFGRDKFEREYLKKVDALKPAEGIKINVALRGEPRIGNTVVFTLDTQRINGYNEPSALTPGLAREGYTLIMTHQALRGKDVKKEQKLGLEDLYYLFPELDKEGEVLMVQTYLDGNPVNRVASGMHLDFPLENVYIVGDANKGEGGIEVEGIALGVMKTLENLGIGRFGEWYL; encoded by the coding sequence TGAGGGTGGTCACAATTGGGGCTGGGCTTGGAGGACTCCTGACAAGTGCTTTTTTAGCCAAGGCAGGTCATGAAGTAACAATTCTGGAAAAAGCTCCTTTTGTTGGTGGTAGGTTCACAAACTTAAACTACAAAGGCTTTCAATTGTCTACCGGTGCCCTTCACATGGTTCCCCACGGAGAAAACGGTCCCCTAGCCCATCTGCTGAAGCTTTTGAATGCCAACGTGGAAATAGTGAACTCAAACCCAAAGGGCAAGTTCTTTCTGGAGGGAAGCCTTTACCACTACAGAGAGGGGTGGAAGTATCTTTCCCTCAAAGAGAAGGCCAAAGCGATGAAGCTCCTTGCGGAGATAAAGGCCAATAGACTTCCAAGTGGCGAAGATGCAAACATGAACTCCTGGGAGTGGCTCAAAGAAAAAATTGGGGATAACGAGTTCGTTTATCTTTTCATAAAGAGCTTCCTTGGCTGGGCGGTCAGCCTAACTCCGGAAGAAGTTCCGGCAATGGAGCTGGCTAAGGAAATAAAGGCAACTTTGAAGTGGGGAGGTCCGGGGCTAATAAAGGGCGGATGTAAGGCTGTAACAGAAGAGCTTGCGAGGATTGTAAGAGAGAACGGAGGAAAGATAATAACCAGAAAGAAGGCTGTTGAGGTGGATGATGACAAAGTGCTAACGGCAGACGGTGAAGAATACCCCTACGATGTGCTCATCTCAAACATCGGAATAAAGGAAACGGTGGAGCTTTTTGGACGGGACAAATTTGAGAGGGAGTATCTGAAAAAAGTTGATGCTCTAAAGCCTGCTGAAGGAATTAAAATCAACGTAGCCTTAAGGGGAGAGCCCAGAATAGGCAACACGGTTGTCTTTACCCTAGATACTCAAAGAATAAACGGCTACAACGAGCCTTCTGCCTTGACTCCAGGGCTTGCAAGAGAAGGCTATACCCTCATAATGACGCATCAAGCCCTAAGGGGCAAAGACGTAAAGAAAGAGCAAAAACTTGGCCTTGAGGATCTTTATTATCTCTTCCCGGAGCTTGACAAAGAAGGAGAGGTTCTAATGGTTCAAACCTATTTAGATGGAAATCCCGTTAACAGAGTAGCCTCCGGAATGCATCTTGACTTTCCGCTCGAAAACGTCTACATAGTGGGGGATGCTAACAAAGGGGAAGGGGGCATAGAGGTAGAGGGAATAGCGCTCGGAGTTATGAAAACCCTTGAAAACCTTGGCATTGGAAGGTTTGGCGAGTGGTATCTCTAA